The Carassius gibelio isolate Cgi1373 ecotype wild population from Czech Republic chromosome B14, carGib1.2-hapl.c, whole genome shotgun sequence genome has a segment encoding these proteins:
- the LOC127970902 gene encoding protein sprouty homolog 1 codes for MDHHGQRGGSLPSGAILSLEQIKAIRSCNEYTEGPAVAPRPAPGPPPRNADKQERTHEMILVNVNNNYEHRAAHPPALSRSTSSGSNSSDGSERGLLAPSHHRSPAVRTQPKSLNASMHPFLPPDVPLKQEKLDSAHLYICESCGKCKCSECMAPRPLPACFTCNGQCLCSAENVVEYGTCMCLVKGIFYHCSNDDDVGDPCADRPCSLSHPQCCSRFLCMGLMSTLFPCLLCYLPSKACVKACNSCHDRVKRPGCRCKNSNTVYCKLQNWNQTPGHAPGKLS; via the coding sequence ATGGATCATCACGGTCAGCGTGGAGGAAGCCTCCCATCCGGTGCCATCCTGTCCCTGGAGCAGATCAAAGCCATCCGCTCATGCAACGAGTACACAGAGGGCCCGGCCGTAGCACCCCGACCGGCCCCGGGGCCTCCACCGCGCAACGCAGACAAGCAGGAGAGGACTCACGAGATGATCCTGGTGAATGTGAATAACAACTACGAGCACCGAGCGGCGCATCCACCAGCGCTCAGCAGATCCACGAGCTCCGGGAGCAATAGCAGCGACGGATCGGAGCGAGGCCTGCTAGCACCGTCGCATCATCGCAGTCCCGCTGTACGGACTCAGCCCAAATCTCTGAACGCATCCATGCATCCCTTTCTCCCACCGGACGTTCCTCTTAAACAGGAAAAACTAGACTCGGCGCATTTATACATCTGCGAGAGTTGCGGGAAATGCAAATGCAGCGAATGCATGGCACCTCGTCCGCTTCCGGCGTGCTTCACATGCAACGGACAATGCTTGTGCTCGGCTGAAAATGTTGTGGAGTACGGAACATGTATGTGTTTAGTCAAAGGGATTTTTTATCATTGCTCAAACGATGACGATGTTGGGGACCCGTGCGCGGACCGGCCGTGTTCTCTGTCACATCCGCAGTGCTGCTCACGCTTTCTGTGCATGGGACTCATGTCGACGCTCTTTCCATGTTTGCTGTGTTACCTGCCTTCTAAGGCTTGCGTGAAAGCGTGCAACTCGTGCCACGACCGCGTGAAGCGGCCTGGATGCCGCTGCAAGAACTCTAACACCGTTTACTGCAAGCTGCAGAACTGGAACCAGACGCCCGGACATGCACCGGGAAAACTGTCCTGA